Proteins encoded together in one Leptidea sinapis chromosome 45, ilLepSina1.1, whole genome shotgun sequence window:
- the LOC126977522 gene encoding uncharacterized protein LOC126977522 isoform X2: protein MDFSNKVIIITGASSGIGASCALHFAALRAKLSLVARNVDKLRNVAEECEKISGTKPLTIAADISVEEDNARIIQETAESHSKAKTK from the exons ATGGATTTCAGcaataaagtaattataataacgGGCGCAAGTTCAGGCATCGGCGCGTCATGTGCCCTTCACTTCGCCGCTTTACGTGCGAAACTATCACTTGTAGCAAGAAACGTCGATAAACTTCGCAATGTTGCTGAAGAATGTGAGAAAATTAGTGGAACCAAACCTCTTACTATCGCTGCTGATATAAGTGTTGAAGAAGACAATGCCCGAATAATACAAGAAACAGCGGAAAG TCATTCCAAagcaaaaactaaataa
- the LOC126977522 gene encoding uncharacterized protein LOC126977522 isoform X3 has product MDFSNKVIIITGASSGIGASCALHFAALRAKLSLVARNVDKLRNVAEECEKISGTKPLTIAADISVEEDNARIIQETAERFKD; this is encoded by the exons ATGGATTTCAGcaataaagtaattataataacgGGCGCAAGTTCAGGCATCGGCGCGTCATGTGCCCTTCACTTCGCCGCTTTACGTGCGAAACTATCACTTGTAGCAAGAAACGTCGATAAACTTCGCAATGTTGCTGAAGAATGTGAGAAAATTAGTGGAACCAAACCTCTTACTATCGCTGCTGATATAAGTGTTGAAGAAGACAATGCCCGAATAATACAAGAAACAGCGGAAAG ATTCAAAGATTAA
- the LOC126977521 gene encoding glucose 1-dehydrogenase-like: MDYSNKVIIITGASSGIGASCALHFAELRAKLSLVGRNVDKLRNVAEECEKISGTKPLTIAADISVEEDNERIIQETLKRYGKLDVLVNNAGILTLAGCLDNIKIFDQMVATNVRGTYLLTQKAIPYLIETKGNIINVSSVASQSVISPMTAYSMTKAALDMFTKCAALELAPKGVRVNAINPGPVVTNLFKAGGFSDEASDDFYANMQKMMPLKKVSQAEDIAKLITFLASDDAKCITGTTNLIDCGLHLGQPLL, encoded by the coding sequence ATGGATTACAGcaataaagtaattattataacaggCGCAAGTTCAGGCATCGGCGCGTCATGTGCCCTTCACTTCGCCGAGTTACGTGCGAAACTATCACTTGTAGGCAGAAACGTCGATAAACTTCGCAATGTTGCTGAAGAATGTGAGAAAATTAGCGGAACCAAACCTCTTACTATCGCCGCTGATATAAGTGTTGAAGAAGACAATGAACGAATCATACAAGAAACATTGAAAAGGTATGGAAAACTAGACGTCCTAGTTAACAACGCCGGAATATTAACTCTAGCGGGTTGtcttgataatattaaaatttttgatcaGATGGTTGCAACGAATGTTCGTGGTACCTATCTTTTAACCCAGAAAGCGATACCATATTTAATTGAGACGAAAGGAAACATAATAAATGTATCCAGTGTTGCGTCACAAAGTGTTATATCACCAATGACAGCCTATTCAATGACCAAGGCAGCTCTTgatatgtttacaaagtgtGCAGCGTTAGAATTAGCTCCCAAAGGTGTGAGAGTGAATGCGATTAATCCAGGTCCAGTGGTAACGAACTTATTTAAAGCTGGTGGCTTTAGTGATGAGGCTAGTGATGACTTCTACGCAAATATGCAGAAAATGATGCCTCTGAAGAAGGTATCCCAAGCAGAAGATATAGCTaagttaattacatttttagcCAGTGATGATGCTAAATGCATTACTGGTACTACTAATTTAATTGATTGTGGCTTGCACCTAGGACAACCATTACTTTGA
- the LOC126977522 gene encoding glucose 1-dehydrogenase-like isoform X1, with protein MDFSNKVIIITGASSGIGASCALHFAALRAKLSLVARNVDKLRNVAEECEKISGTKPLTIAADISVEEDNARIIQETAERYGTLDVLVNNAGILIIAGCLDNIKIFDQMIATNVRGTYLLTQKAIPYLIETKGNIINVSSVVSQSVIPPMTAYSMTKAALDMFTKCAALELAPKGVRVNAINPGPVVTNLFKAGGFSDEASDDFYANMQKMMPLKKVSQADDIAKLITFLASDDAKCITGTTNLIDCGLHLGQPLL; from the exons ATGGATTTCAGcaataaagtaattataataacgGGCGCAAGTTCAGGCATCGGCGCGTCATGTGCCCTTCACTTCGCCGCTTTACGTGCGAAACTATCACTTGTAGCAAGAAACGTCGATAAACTTCGCAATGTTGCTGAAGAATGTGAGAAAATTAGTGGAACCAAACCTCTTACTATCGCTGCTGATATAAGTGTTGAAGAAGACAATGCCCGAATAATACAAGAAACAGCGGAAAGGTATGGAACACTTGACGTTCTAGTTAACAACGCCGGAATATTAATTATAGCGGGTTGtcttgataatattaaaatttttgatcaGATGATTGCAACGAATGTTCGTGGTACCTATCTTTTAACCCAGAAAGCGATACCATATTTAATTGAGACGAAAGGAAACATAATAAATGTTTCCAGTGTTGTGTCACAAAGTGTTATACCACCAATGACAGCCTATTCAATGACCAAGGCAGCTCTTGATATGTTTACAAAATGTGCAGCGTTAGAATTAGCTCCCAAAGGTGTGAGAGTGAATGCGATTAATCCAGGTCCAGTTGTAACGAACCTATTTAAAGCTGGTGGCTTTAGTGATGAGGCTAGTGATGATTTCTACGCAAATATGCAGAAAATGATGCCTCTGAAGAAGGTATCCCAAGCAGACGATATAGCTaagttaattacatttttagcCAGTGATGATGCTAAATGCATTACTGGTACTACTAATTTAATTGATTGTGGCTTGCAC CTAGGACAACCATTACTTTGA